From the Astyanax mexicanus isolate ESR-SI-001 chromosome 9, AstMex3_surface, whole genome shotgun sequence genome, one window contains:
- the si:dkey-12e7.1 gene encoding uncharacterized protein si:dkey-12e7.1, with product MCEIMPPRKRPLVPVSTRRRLKADDDYFPFNFLPVECQLHVLSFLSEVDKCNSALVCSSWSRLVRSGKLWRVADYSRRGVFHLGQEGLLVSNREFERWKSWVHHYTHHLISRGASLLTLKASFDLGDQCNKWGELLSHLLENVHCRDLSHLDLNWTFTLLEPLDLRVHSSSSSHQDNITKMDQVNNFQILLARLAQNCPRITKMRLHFDWSESSVALITQFQHLRVLELKYFWVFKGVSPSTLQTLTKSLPNLKSLTLHVLVPLRNLGISYTLESLSLEFLDVSPSRGLVFSCLKLPALRELRAKKIVRGITLDRRTRIRIQSRWPCLYQVLREGTPKLQALNNERLLPNWKEQSYGELTSILQQSCYCLQHLDSWLW from the coding sequence ATGTGTGAGATCATGCCTCCAAGGAAGAGACCTCTTGTTCCTGTAAGCACAAGAAGACGGCTGAAGGCGGACGATGATTACTTTCCTTTTAACTTTCTGCCAGTCGAATGCCAGCTCCACGTGCTTTCGTTTCTCAGTGAGGTGGACAAGTGTAACTCCGCTCTTGTGTGTTCTAGCTGGAGCCGCCTGGTGCGCTCTGGAAAGCTCTGGAGAGTGGCAGACTATTCTCGACGTGGTGTGTTCCATCTCGGACAGGAAGGACTGCTTGTGTCCAACAGGGAATTCGAGCGCTGGAAGTCATGGGTtcaccattacacacaccacCTCATATCCCGTGGGGCCAGTCTGCTCACCCTAAAGGCAAGCTTTGACTTGGGGGACCAGTGCAATAAATGGGGAGAGCTACTTTCTCACCTGCTGGAGAATGTCCACTGCAGGGATCTCAGTCATTTAGACTTGAACTGGACGTTCACCCTGCTGGAGCCGCTGGACCTCCGCGTTCACTCCAGCTCTAGCTCTCACCAGGACAACATCACCAAAATGGACCAGGTCAACAACTTCCAGATCCTTTTAGCCAGACTAGCTCAGAACTGTCCGCGAATCACCAAGATGCGCCTGCACTTCGACTGGTCAGAGTCATCGGTGGCTTTGATAACTCAGTTTCAGCACCTCCGCGTCTTAGAACTCAAGTACTTCTGGGTATTTAAAGGCGTAAGCCCTAGCACCTTGCAAACACTGACCAAATCGTTGCCTAACCTGAAGTCCCTTACTCTCCATGTGCTCGTGCCACTTCGGAATCTGGGCATTTCATACACTCTTGAATCCCTATCCCTGGAGTTCCTTGATGTCTCCCCCAGCCGAGGTTTGGTCTTCTCTTGCCTCAAACTGCCTGCACTCAGAGAGCTGCGGGCCAAAAAGATTGTGCGGGGGATAACTTTGGACCGTCGCACCAGAATCCGGATCCAGAGCAGGTGGCCTTGCCTTTATCAAGTCTTGCGGGAAGGAACGCCCAAGCTGCAGGCTCTCAACAATGAACGGCTCCTTCCCAACTGGAAAGAGCAGAGTTACGGAGAGCTTACTTCCATTCTCCAGCAGTCCTGCTACTGCCTCCAGCATCTAGACAGTTGGCTctggtga